From Chlamydiota bacterium, a single genomic window includes:
- the clpB gene encoding ATP-dependent chaperone ClpB has protein sequence MRHDTLTLKSQEALAEAQRIAGEENQQELSPGHLLLAMLAQADGVTPPLLAQAGVQPGAVEQELRRSIEKTPRVHGAMAAPPSPGRELRFVLEEASREAAALQDDYVSVEHLLLALTANGAGETAEILHRLGLDRDRLLKALVKIRGSHRVTDQSPEGKYRALERFTRDLTALARRDKLDPVIGRDDEIRRVMQVLSRRTKNNPVLIGEPGVGKTAIAEGLAQRIASGDVPEGLKNKRLLALDLGALIAGAKFRGEFEERMKALLKEIGSAAGEIILFIDELHTLVGAGSAEGAVDASNLLKPMLARGELRCVGATTLDEYRKHIEKDAALERRFQPVFTGEPSVEDTIAILRGLKHRYEVHHGVRIRDGALVAAATLSHRYIADRFLPDKAIDLVDEAASRLKMEIDSRPTELDEVERRIMQLEIERQALGKEKDRASRERQKKIERQLAEEKESRDGMRAHWEAEKAAIARIREATRGIEDAKAREGIAEREGDLAKAAEYRYGVLAGLQKGLDEANRRLAEIQKERKMLKEEVDEEDIAEVVSSWTGIPVSRLVEGEKEKLVRMEERLRERVVGQDEAIAAISNAVRRARAGLGDPHRPIGSFIFVGPTGVGKTELARALAEFLFDSESAMVRIDMSEYMEKHSVARLIGAPPGYVGFEEGGQLTEKVRRRPYTVLLLDEIEKAHPDVFNVLLQVMDDGRLTDGHGRTVDFKNAVLIMTSNVGSRMLQESAGAGEAAVRERIIAALKEQFRPEFLNRVDEIVVFRSLGEKEIARIVDIQIGLLAARLQERRIALTISPAARREIARLGYDPDYGARPLKRVIQRSLQDPLALALLEGGFREGDAVEVDVDGKGAFSFRRKP, from the coding sequence ATGCGGCACGACACGCTGACGCTCAAGTCCCAGGAGGCGCTCGCCGAGGCGCAGCGCATCGCCGGGGAGGAGAACCAGCAGGAGCTCTCCCCGGGGCACCTCCTCCTCGCCATGCTCGCCCAGGCCGACGGGGTGACCCCGCCGCTCCTGGCGCAGGCGGGGGTGCAGCCGGGCGCGGTCGAACAGGAGCTCCGGCGGAGCATCGAGAAGACCCCCCGCGTCCACGGCGCCATGGCCGCGCCGCCCTCGCCCGGCAGGGAGCTCCGGTTCGTTTTGGAGGAGGCGTCCCGCGAGGCCGCCGCGCTCCAGGACGACTACGTCAGCGTCGAGCATCTCCTCCTGGCGTTGACGGCGAACGGGGCGGGCGAGACGGCGGAGATCCTGCATCGGCTCGGGCTCGACCGCGACCGCCTCCTCAAGGCGCTCGTCAAGATCCGCGGGAGTCACCGGGTCACCGATCAGAGCCCCGAGGGCAAGTACCGCGCCCTCGAGCGGTTCACGCGCGACCTCACCGCGCTCGCCCGCCGCGACAAGCTCGACCCGGTGATCGGGAGGGACGACGAGATACGGCGGGTGATGCAGGTGCTCTCCCGCAGGACCAAGAACAACCCGGTCCTCATCGGCGAGCCCGGCGTCGGCAAGACCGCCATCGCCGAGGGGCTCGCCCAGCGGATCGCCTCGGGCGACGTCCCCGAGGGGCTCAAGAACAAGCGCCTGCTCGCCCTCGACCTCGGGGCGCTCATCGCCGGGGCGAAGTTCCGGGGCGAGTTCGAGGAGCGGATGAAGGCGCTCCTCAAGGAGATCGGCTCCGCGGCGGGCGAGATCATCCTCTTCATCGACGAGCTGCACACGCTCGTCGGCGCGGGCTCGGCCGAGGGGGCGGTCGACGCCTCGAACCTGCTCAAACCGATGCTCGCCCGCGGCGAACTCCGCTGCGTCGGCGCGACCACGCTCGACGAGTACCGGAAGCATATCGAGAAGGACGCCGCGCTGGAGCGCCGTTTCCAGCCGGTCTTCACCGGGGAGCCGTCGGTCGAGGACACCATCGCCATCCTGCGCGGTCTGAAGCACCGCTACGAGGTGCACCACGGCGTCCGGATACGGGACGGGGCGCTCGTCGCCGCGGCGACGCTCTCGCACCGCTACATCGCCGACCGGTTCCTCCCGGACAAGGCGATCGACCTCGTGGACGAGGCGGCGTCGCGCCTGAAGATGGAGATCGACAGCCGCCCCACGGAACTCGACGAGGTCGAGCGGCGCATCATGCAGCTCGAGATCGAGCGGCAGGCGCTCGGCAAGGAGAAGGACAGGGCGTCTCGCGAGCGCCAGAAGAAGATCGAGCGCCAGCTCGCCGAGGAGAAGGAGTCGCGCGACGGGATGCGGGCGCACTGGGAGGCGGAGAAGGCCGCGATCGCCCGGATCCGCGAGGCGACACGCGGGATCGAGGACGCCAAGGCGCGCGAGGGGATCGCGGAGCGCGAGGGCGATCTCGCCAAGGCCGCCGAGTACCGCTACGGCGTCCTCGCGGGGCTGCAGAAGGGGCTCGACGAGGCGAACCGCCGTCTCGCCGAGATCCAGAAGGAACGGAAGATGCTGAAGGAGGAGGTCGACGAGGAGGATATCGCCGAGGTGGTCTCCTCGTGGACCGGCATCCCGGTCTCCCGCCTGGTCGAGGGGGAGAAGGAGAAGCTCGTCCGGATGGAGGAGCGGCTCCGGGAACGGGTCGTCGGGCAGGACGAGGCGATCGCCGCAATCTCGAACGCGGTCCGCCGGGCGCGCGCGGGTCTCGGGGACCCGCACCGGCCCATCGGCTCGTTCATCTTCGTCGGCCCCACCGGCGTCGGGAAGACGGAGCTCGCCCGCGCCCTCGCGGAGTTCCTCTTCGACAGCGAGAGCGCGATGGTCCGGATCGACATGTCGGAGTACATGGAGAAGCACTCGGTCGCCCGGCTCATCGGCGCCCCGCCGGGCTACGTCGGCTTCGAGGAGGGGGGGCAGCTCACCGAGAAGGTGCGCCGCCGCCCGTACACCGTCCTCCTCCTCGACGAGATCGAGAAGGCGCACCCGGACGTCTTCAACGTCCTCCTCCAGGTCATGGACGACGGGCGCCTGACCGACGGGCACGGGCGGACGGTCGATTTCAAGAACGCCGTGCTCATCATGACCTCCAACGTCGGCTCCCGGATGCTCCAGGAGTCGGCCGGCGCGGGCGAGGCGGCGGTCCGCGAGCGGATCATCGCGGCGCTCAAGGAGCAGTTCCGCCCGGAGTTCCTCAACCGCGTGGACGAGATCGTCGTCTTCCGCTCCCTCGGCGAGAAGGAGATCGCCCGGATCGTCGATATCCAGATCGGCCTCCTTGCCGCGCGCCTCCAGGAGCGGCGCATCGCCCTCACGATCAGCCCGGCCGCCCGGCGCGAAATCGCCCGCCTCGGCTACGACCCCGACTACGGGGCGCGCCCGCTCAAGCGGGTCATCCAGCGTTCCCTCCAGGACCCGCTCGCCCTCGCCCTGCTCGAGGGGGGGTTCCGCGAGGGCGACGCCGTCGAGGTCGACGTCGACGGGAAGGGCGCGTTCTCCTTCCGCAGGAAGCCTTGA
- a CDS encoding response regulator, with translation MSPSVARKGRILVIEDDAHVAEMIAKIVERHGYDAVTASDGVEAIPKVLSSPTRMIILDIMMPFFSGYWYCDVFKKNPATREIPVVIISALDKKVDIEKGLKLGADAYVTKPFTEEGLVATIESVLLKKAGGGRKPRR, from the coding sequence ATGAGCCCCTCCGTCGCGAGGAAGGGCAGGATCCTGGTGATCGAGGACGACGCCCACGTCGCGGAGATGATCGCCAAGATCGTCGAACGGCACGGCTACGACGCGGTGACGGCGTCCGACGGCGTCGAGGCGATCCCCAAGGTGCTCTCCTCTCCCACGCGGATGATCATCCTCGACATCATGATGCCGTTCTTCTCCGGCTACTGGTACTGCGACGTCTTCAAGAAGAACCCGGCGACGCGGGAGATCCCGGTGGTCATCATCTCGGCGCTCGACAAGAAGGTCGACATCGAGAAGGGGCTCAAGCTCGGCGCGGACGCCTACGTGACCAAGCCGTTCACCGAGGAGGGGCTCGTCGCGACGATCGAGTCCGTCCTCCTGAAAAAGGCCGGGGGCGGCAGGAAGCCGAGGAGGTAG
- a CDS encoding sodium-translocating pyrophosphatase, whose translation MPEAVAETAPLPLSWLIAPIASVAALVVAGFFYRSMIRASEGTDRMKEIASYVRTGARAYLRQQYKVVFWCFVVAGLFFAFLAFVLQVQSKWVPFAFLTGGFFSGLCGFIGMKTATHASARTAHAARSSLNSALQIAFRSGAVMGLVCVGLGLLDICIWFYLLNSIVGLGLVETTVTMLCFGMGASTQALFARVGGGIFTKAADVGADLVGKIEAEIPEDDPRNPASIADNVGDNVGDVAGMGADLYESYCGSILATAALGVAAFSGNSVLMLRSVLLPMMIAGIGVFLSIVGIFFVRSGETATQKELLKALARGVNLSIVGICAVSFFLVPWMLPGHFGLFGSIVAGLCAGWIIGKATEYYTSQDYPPTRQVASQSLTGSATVIIEGMSVGMLSTWPGVVTIGVATILAYGFAGGFTNPEHGLYGVGLAAVGMLSTLGITLATDAYGPIADNAGGNAEMSGLEPGVRERTDALDSLGNTTAATGKGYAIGSAALTALALLAAYIEEVRIGLVRVASTSADGLARIGTKAFDAATIQKANLDFFMAQYEVTLLNPKVLVGLFLGAMMVFVFCALSMLAVGRAARRMVEEVRRQFKEIKGLLEGKAVPDYASCVAISTKGAQREMMLPSISAIVVPILVGLVLGVAGVMGFLAGATATGFVLAVMLANSGGAWDNAKKHIEQGHHGGKGSAAHKAGVVGDTVGDPFKDTAGPSLNILIKLMSMVSVVVAGLIVKFGPQISAFLHMGRM comes from the coding sequence CTGCCGGAGGCGGTCGCGGAGACGGCGCCGCTCCCCCTCTCCTGGCTCATCGCCCCGATCGCCTCCGTCGCCGCGCTCGTCGTCGCGGGATTCTTCTACCGCTCCATGATCCGCGCATCCGAGGGCACCGATCGGATGAAGGAGATCGCCTCGTACGTGCGCACCGGCGCCCGCGCCTACCTGCGGCAGCAGTACAAGGTCGTCTTCTGGTGTTTCGTCGTCGCAGGGCTCTTCTTCGCCTTCCTCGCCTTCGTGCTGCAGGTCCAGTCGAAATGGGTCCCGTTCGCCTTCCTCACCGGCGGGTTCTTCTCCGGCCTCTGCGGGTTCATCGGGATGAAGACCGCGACCCACGCGAGCGCCCGCACCGCGCACGCCGCCCGCAGCTCCCTCAACAGCGCCCTCCAGATCGCCTTCCGGAGCGGCGCCGTGATGGGGCTGGTCTGCGTCGGCCTCGGGCTCCTGGACATCTGTATCTGGTTCTACCTGCTCAACAGCATCGTCGGCCTCGGCCTCGTCGAGACCACGGTCACGATGCTCTGCTTCGGGATGGGGGCGAGCACCCAGGCGCTCTTCGCGCGCGTCGGGGGCGGTATATTCACGAAGGCGGCGGACGTCGGCGCCGACCTGGTGGGCAAGATCGAGGCGGAGATCCCCGAGGATGACCCCCGCAATCCCGCCTCCATCGCCGACAATGTGGGCGACAACGTCGGGGATGTCGCGGGGATGGGGGCGGATCTGTACGAATCCTACTGCGGCTCCATCCTCGCCACGGCCGCCCTCGGCGTCGCGGCGTTCTCCGGCAATTCCGTCCTGATGCTCAGGTCGGTCCTCCTGCCGATGATGATCGCCGGGATCGGCGTCTTCCTCTCTATCGTCGGGATCTTCTTCGTCCGGAGCGGGGAGACGGCGACGCAGAAGGAGCTGCTCAAGGCGCTCGCCCGCGGGGTGAACCTGAGCATCGTCGGGATTTGCGCGGTGTCGTTCTTCCTCGTCCCGTGGATGCTGCCGGGGCACTTCGGCCTCTTCGGCTCGATCGTCGCCGGGCTCTGCGCGGGATGGATCATCGGCAAGGCGACGGAGTACTACACCTCGCAGGACTACCCCCCGACCCGGCAGGTCGCATCGCAGTCGCTCACCGGATCCGCCACGGTCATCATCGAGGGGATGTCGGTGGGGATGCTCTCCACCTGGCCCGGGGTGGTCACGATCGGCGTGGCGACCATCCTGGCCTACGGCTTCGCCGGCGGTTTCACGAACCCCGAGCACGGGCTCTACGGCGTGGGGCTCGCCGCCGTGGGGATGCTCTCGACCCTCGGGATCACCCTCGCGACCGACGCCTACGGTCCGATCGCGGACAACGCGGGCGGCAACGCCGAGATGAGCGGGCTCGAACCGGGCGTGCGCGAAAGAACCGACGCGCTCGATTCGCTCGGCAACACGACCGCCGCGACCGGCAAAGGGTACGCGATCGGTTCCGCGGCGCTCACCGCGCTCGCCCTCCTGGCGGCCTACATCGAGGAGGTGCGCATCGGCCTCGTCCGCGTCGCCTCCACGAGCGCCGACGGGCTCGCCCGGATCGGCACGAAGGCGTTCGACGCCGCGACAATCCAGAAGGCGAACCTCGACTTCTTCATGGCCCAGTACGAGGTCACGCTCCTGAACCCCAAGGTGCTCGTCGGCCTCTTCCTCGGCGCGATGATGGTCTTCGTCTTCTGCGCGCTCTCGATGCTGGCGGTCGGGCGCGCCGCACGGCGGATGGTTGAGGAGGTCCGGCGCCAGTTCAAGGAGATCAAGGGGCTGCTGGAGGGGAAGGCGGTGCCCGACTACGCCTCCTGCGTCGCGATCTCCACGAAGGGGGCGCAGCGGGAGATGATGCTCCCCTCCATCAGCGCGATCGTCGTCCCGATCCTGGTGGGGCTCGTGCTGGGCGTCGCGGGCGTGATGGGGTTCCTCGCGGGGGCCACGGCGACCGGATTCGTTTTGGCGGTCATGCTCGCCAACTCGGGCGGCGCATGGGACAACGCGAAGAAGCATATCGAGCAGGGGCACCACGGCGGCAAAGGCTCGGCCGCCCACAAGGCCGGGGTCGTGGGCGACACCGTCGGCGACCCGTTCAAGGACACTGCCGGTCCCTCGCTCAACATCCTCATCAAGCTGATGAGCATGGTGAGCGTCGTGGTGGCGGGGCTCATCGTGAAGTTCGGCCCCCAGATCAGCGCCTTCCTGCACATGGGGAGGATGTGA
- a CDS encoding dihydropteroate synthase, with translation MMKPFLDAMRERVLLVDGAMGTMLQEGGLPDGGCPEEAILGRPALVVDIHTRYLDAGAEVIETNSFGANRRKLADYGLEADVERINREAVRLARKAAGGRAYVAGSVGPLGAQLAPLGALTFDEAVETFREQMRALARAGADALFLETFSDIREAKAALVAAREVSDIPVVAHATFGEDGRTFSGTPPDVAAIVLAASGAAAVGVNCSLGPEEMLPLLEAMAGVAPACLSVLPNAGLPELVDGKTVFRKSPAEMAAFADRFAAAGANLIGGCCGTTPAHIKAMAAALGRRRPARRAVPDRLRLCSRVRAVSLDPSRGPLVIGERINLSVQAEMARLFIRGDTAPVRDAATAQVREGAQLLDLNAGAHGETLGVGAVSETELMARAARVVQRCVDAPLVIDSSSPEALEAGLREVEGRALVNSITADGGSMPRLLALARLHGAAIIVLPLSGKGIPETAARRVALAEEVAASAVRAGLRREDILVDPLVMAAAASQAQPAVTLETLRMLKARGWQTVMGLSNVSHGLPGRSSLNAAFLAMAVEAGLDAVICNPADGLVMRVLGAARVLAGKDPGARDFIAGARAAGPAAPSAPEEPAKDAARVRERLLAAILAGDRDGVIPPLEAALSMGIPPLEINVAMLAPALEEVGARFERREIFLPQMILAAETVQAAFARLKREMKGERMPSRGRILMATVLGDVHDIGKNICCTVLENYGYEVTDLGRNVPAELIAEQAAATGAQLVGLSALMTTTMRQMETVIAELKRRGMAQKVMVGGAVVTPAYARKIGADGYARNAGEIVRLVKRLMDGP, from the coding sequence ATCATGAAACCGTTTCTGGACGCGATGCGGGAGCGCGTGCTCCTTGTCGACGGGGCGATGGGGACGATGCTCCAGGAGGGGGGGCTCCCCGACGGCGGCTGCCCGGAGGAGGCCATCCTCGGCCGCCCGGCCCTCGTCGTCGACATCCACACGCGGTACCTCGACGCGGGGGCCGAGGTGATCGAGACGAACAGCTTCGGCGCCAACCGCCGCAAGCTCGCCGACTACGGTCTGGAGGCGGATGTCGAGCGCATCAACCGCGAGGCGGTGCGCCTGGCACGGAAGGCGGCCGGCGGCAGGGCCTACGTGGCCGGCTCGGTAGGCCCGCTCGGGGCGCAGCTCGCCCCGTTGGGCGCGCTGACGTTCGACGAGGCGGTCGAAACGTTCCGCGAGCAGATGCGCGCGCTCGCGCGCGCGGGGGCGGATGCCCTCTTCCTCGAGACCTTCTCGGATATCCGCGAGGCGAAAGCGGCGCTGGTCGCCGCGCGCGAGGTCTCCGACATCCCGGTGGTCGCCCACGCGACCTTCGGCGAGGACGGGAGGACCTTCTCGGGGACCCCGCCCGACGTCGCGGCCATCGTGCTCGCCGCCTCCGGCGCCGCCGCGGTCGGGGTGAACTGCAGCCTGGGGCCGGAGGAGATGCTCCCGCTCCTGGAGGCGATGGCGGGCGTCGCCCCGGCGTGCCTCTCCGTGCTCCCCAACGCGGGGCTCCCCGAGCTCGTCGACGGCAAAACCGTCTTCCGGAAGAGCCCCGCCGAGATGGCGGCGTTCGCCGATCGGTTCGCGGCCGCAGGCGCGAACCTGATCGGGGGGTGCTGCGGGACGACCCCCGCGCACATCAAGGCGATGGCCGCGGCGCTCGGGCGGAGGAGGCCGGCGCGGCGCGCGGTGCCGGACCGCCTCCGGCTGTGCAGCCGCGTGCGGGCGGTATCGCTCGATCCCTCCCGCGGACCGCTCGTCATCGGCGAGCGGATCAACCTGAGCGTCCAGGCGGAGATGGCGCGCCTCTTCATCCGCGGCGATACGGCCCCGGTGCGCGACGCGGCGACCGCCCAGGTCCGGGAGGGGGCGCAGCTGCTGGATCTGAACGCCGGCGCCCACGGCGAGACGCTCGGCGTGGGCGCGGTTTCGGAGACGGAGCTGATGGCGCGCGCGGCGCGCGTCGTGCAGCGTTGCGTCGACGCCCCCCTCGTCATCGACTCGAGCAGCCCCGAGGCGCTCGAGGCGGGGCTGCGGGAGGTGGAGGGGCGCGCGCTGGTCAACTCAATCACCGCGGACGGGGGGTCGATGCCGAGACTGCTCGCCCTCGCCCGCCTCCACGGAGCGGCGATCATCGTGCTGCCGCTCTCGGGGAAGGGGATCCCGGAGACCGCCGCGCGGAGGGTCGCGCTCGCCGAGGAGGTGGCGGCGAGCGCGGTCAGGGCGGGGCTGCGGCGCGAGGATATCCTGGTCGATCCGCTCGTGATGGCCGCCGCGGCCTCGCAGGCGCAGCCCGCGGTGACGCTGGAGACGTTGCGGATGCTGAAGGCCCGCGGCTGGCAGACGGTGATGGGCCTCAGCAACGTCTCCCACGGCCTCCCCGGGCGGAGCAGCCTGAACGCGGCGTTCCTCGCGATGGCGGTGGAGGCGGGCCTCGACGCGGTCATCTGCAACCCCGCGGACGGGCTCGTGATGCGCGTCCTGGGCGCCGCGCGCGTGCTCGCCGGGAAGGATCCCGGCGCGCGCGACTTCATCGCCGGCGCGCGCGCCGCCGGGCCGGCCGCGCCCTCCGCGCCCGAGGAGCCCGCAAAGGACGCCGCGCGGGTGCGCGAGCGGCTCCTCGCCGCTATCCTCGCCGGCGACCGGGACGGGGTCATCCCGCCCCTCGAGGCGGCGCTCTCGATGGGGATCCCGCCCCTCGAGATCAACGTGGCGATGCTGGCCCCCGCGCTCGAGGAGGTCGGGGCGCGCTTCGAACGCCGCGAGATCTTCCTGCCGCAGATGATCCTCGCCGCGGAGACCGTCCAGGCCGCCTTCGCGCGCCTGAAGCGCGAGATGAAGGGGGAGCGGATGCCGTCGCGGGGCAGGATCCTGATGGCCACGGTCCTGGGGGATGTCCACGACATCGGCAAGAACATCTGCTGCACCGTCCTCGAGAACTACGGCTACGAGGTCACGGACCTCGGCCGGAACGTGCCGGCCGAGCTGATCGCGGAGCAGGCGGCGGCGACCGGGGCCCAACTCGTCGGGCTCTCCGCCCTGATGACCACCACGATGCGGCAGATGGAGACGGTCATCGCCGAGCTCAAACGCAGGGGGATGGCCCAGAAGGTGATGGTGGGGGGGGCGGTCGTCACCCCCGCCTACGCGCGCAAGATAGGCGCGGACGGCTACGCGCGGAACGCCGGCGAGATCGTCCGCCTGGTGAAACGGCTGATGGACGGTCCCTGA
- a CDS encoding undecaprenyl-diphosphate phosphatase yields MTIPQAVVIGIVQGATEWLPVSSTAHLVLAERLLGVRSEGVALELVLHLGTLAAAVVFYRAAWRRILLHPAEPRARRDLGLLLVATLPAAAVGVLARGWLEARFHDPRMAAAGLVAGGVFLVAAGRARPADAEIGWGRALLIGCAQALALPPGISRSGMTVGAGLLAGVGRRRAVEFAFMMAAPAMLGAALMHLPEIGSAAENFGVAALAASAAVSCASGLVAIRVLNGAVERGGIAWFGCYCIALGVAWALWG; encoded by the coding sequence ATGACCATACCGCAGGCCGTCGTGATCGGGATCGTGCAGGGGGCCACCGAGTGGCTCCCGGTGTCGAGCACGGCGCATCTGGTGCTCGCCGAGCGCCTGCTCGGCGTGCGGTCCGAGGGGGTCGCCCTCGAGCTGGTGCTCCATCTGGGGACGCTCGCCGCGGCGGTTGTCTTCTATCGCGCGGCATGGAGACGCATCCTGCTCCACCCCGCCGAGCCCCGCGCGCGGCGGGACCTCGGCCTCCTCCTCGTCGCCACGCTCCCCGCCGCGGCGGTGGGGGTGCTCGCTCGCGGGTGGCTGGAGGCGCGTTTCCACGACCCGCGGATGGCCGCGGCGGGGCTCGTCGCGGGCGGCGTCTTCCTCGTCGCCGCGGGGCGCGCCCGTCCGGCAGACGCGGAGATCGGGTGGGGGAGGGCGCTCCTCATCGGGTGCGCGCAGGCCCTCGCCCTTCCCCCCGGCATCTCGAGATCGGGCATGACCGTGGGGGCGGGCCTTCTCGCCGGGGTCGGGCGGCGGCGGGCGGTGGAGTTTGCGTTCATGATGGCCGCCCCCGCGATGCTGGGCGCCGCCCTCATGCACCTGCCCGAGATCGGATCCGCGGCGGAGAATTTCGGCGTCGCGGCGCTCGCCGCCTCCGCGGCGGTCTCCTGCGCGAGCGGTCTTGTGGCGATCAGGGTCCTCAACGGCGCGGTCGAGAGGGGCGGGATCGCCTGGTTCGGCTGCTACTGCATCGCGCTCGGCGTGGCCTGGGCGCTCTGGGGATGA
- a CDS encoding NAD-dependent epimerase/dehydratase family protein has translation MKVLVTGGAGFIGSHLVDRLLERGDEVVCLDDFNDSYDPAVKRENIASALKNPSYALVEGDIRDRKVLRGIAARHRFKVIVHLAARAGVRASLKNPLLYEEVNCCGTLNLLEFAREHAVGRFVFGSSSSVYGARSEVPFSEHDCADRPISPYAATKRACELLCHVWHHLHGLSATCLRFFTVYGPRQRPEMAIHRFTRRILRGEPIEVYGDGTSRRDYTYVDDILDGLVRAVDTPFPFEVINLGESRTVELRALIAAIERAVGKKAVVKSLPDQPGDVPVTCADIRKAGELLGYSPRVRVEEGVQRFVDWYRRVNP, from the coding sequence ATGAAGGTCCTCGTCACCGGCGGTGCGGGGTTCATCGGGTCTCATCTGGTCGACCGGCTGCTCGAGCGCGGCGACGAGGTGGTCTGCCTCGACGACTTCAACGACTCGTACGATCCCGCCGTGAAGCGGGAGAATATCGCTTCGGCCCTCAAGAACCCGTCGTACGCGCTCGTCGAGGGAGACATCAGGGACAGGAAGGTCCTCCGCGGCATCGCCGCGCGCCACAGGTTCAAGGTGATTGTCCACCTGGCCGCCCGCGCGGGGGTGCGCGCCTCCCTCAAAAACCCCCTCCTCTACGAGGAGGTGAACTGCTGCGGCACGCTCAACCTTCTCGAGTTCGCGCGCGAGCACGCGGTGGGGCGCTTCGTCTTCGGCTCCTCCTCTTCGGTCTACGGGGCGCGCAGCGAGGTGCCGTTCTCGGAACACGACTGCGCCGACCGCCCCATCTCCCCGTACGCGGCCACCAAGAGGGCCTGCGAGCTCCTCTGCCACGTCTGGCACCACCTCCACGGCCTCAGCGCCACCTGCCTCCGATTCTTCACTGTCTACGGGCCCCGGCAGCGGCCGGAGATGGCGATCCACCGTTTCACGCGCAGGATACTGCGCGGGGAACCGATCGAGGTCTACGGCGACGGGACAAGCCGCCGCGACTACACCTACGTCGACGACATCCTGGACGGCCTGGTGCGGGCCGTCGACACTCCGTTCCCGTTCGAGGTCATCAACCTCGGCGAGTCGAGGACCGTGGAGCTCAGGGCGCTCATCGCGGCGATCGAGCGCGCCGTCGGGAAAAAGGCGGTCGTGAAATCGCTCCCCGATCAGCCGGGGGACGTCCCGGTGACCTGCGCGGATATCCGCAAGGCGGGCGAGCTCCTCGGCTACAGTCCCCGCGTCCGGGTCGAGGAGGGGGTGCAGCGGTTCGTCGACTGGTATCGGCGCGTCAATCCGTGA
- a CDS encoding thioesterase encodes MPRLKIALPKAFPFSTEIPVRVADLNYGGHLGNDAVLSIVHEARVRFLRHHGFTEARIGGPGILMTDAAVVYAAQGFWGDPLTVEVAVTDLSRCGAAFVYRLSNRLSGREIARARTGIVFFDYRAGRIARVPDAFAARCAGAS; translated from the coding sequence ATGCCGCGCCTCAAGATCGCGCTCCCGAAAGCGTTTCCGTTCTCCACGGAGATCCCGGTGCGTGTCGCCGACCTCAACTACGGCGGCCACCTGGGCAACGACGCGGTCCTTTCCATCGTCCACGAGGCCCGCGTCCGGTTCCTCCGGCACCACGGCTTCACGGAGGCACGGATCGGCGGGCCGGGCATCCTGATGACCGATGCCGCCGTCGTGTACGCCGCGCAGGGCTTCTGGGGCGACCCCCTGACGGTCGAGGTCGCGGTGACGGACCTTTCGCGGTGCGGCGCCGCCTTCGTCTATCGTCTCTCCAACCGCCTCTCGGGCAGGGAGATCGCCCGCGCCAGGACCGGCATCGTCTTCTTCGACTACCGGGCCGGCCGTATCGCGCGCGTCCCGGACGCGTTCGCCGCGCGCTGCGCGGGCGCCTCCTGA